In a single window of the Rhodoferax saidenbachensis genome:
- the smpB gene encoding SsrA-binding protein SmpB, with product MAKKPETATRIADNKKAAFNYFFEERFEAGLVLEGWEVKSLREGKVQLTDGYVVIRNGELFIIGLQINPLHTASTHVSPDKVRTKKLLMHREQIKRLTGKVEQKGYTLVPINLHWKAGKVKCEIALAKGKAEHDKRDTIKDREGKREVDRAMKDRNR from the coding sequence ATGGCCAAAAAACCCGAAACCGCAACCCGCATCGCCGACAACAAAAAGGCCGCGTTCAACTATTTCTTCGAAGAGCGCTTTGAGGCCGGCTTGGTGCTGGAAGGCTGGGAGGTCAAGTCCCTGCGCGAAGGCAAGGTACAGCTCACCGACGGCTACGTGGTCATCCGCAATGGCGAGTTGTTCATCATCGGCCTGCAGATCAACCCCTTGCACACCGCCTCCACCCATGTCAGTCCCGACAAAGTGCGCACCAAGAAGCTGCTAATGCACCGCGAGCAGATCAAGCGCCTCACGGGCAAGGTCGAGCAAAAGGGCTACACCCTTGTGCCTATCAACCTGCACTGGAAAGCCGGCAAGGTGAAGTGTGAAATCGCCCTGGCCAAGGGCAAAGCCGAGCACGACAAGCGCGACACCATCAAGGACCGCGAAGGCAAACGCGAGGTCGACCGCGCCATGAAAGACAGAAACAGGTAG
- a CDS encoding type II toxin-antitoxin system RatA family toxin, with amino-acid sequence MKTVHKSVLIWYSPQEMYVLVTDVAQYPQFLPWCDHSTVLEQDASGMTAEVGISFGGIRQTFTTRNTHTEPSQVDMRLVKGPFSKLDGHWHFHSLGDGTQRACKVELTLNYGFDNATLGKLVGPVFDKIAASLVDAFVKRAQQVYGG; translated from the coding sequence ATGAAAACCGTTCACAAGTCCGTTTTGATCTGGTACAGCCCGCAGGAAATGTATGTGCTGGTCACCGATGTTGCGCAGTACCCCCAATTTTTACCCTGGTGCGACCACAGCACCGTGCTGGAGCAGGATGCCAGTGGCATGACCGCCGAAGTCGGCATTTCCTTTGGCGGTATACGCCAGACGTTCACCACCCGAAACACCCATACCGAGCCCAGCCAGGTAGATATGCGATTGGTAAAAGGGCCATTTTCCAAGCTGGACGGCCATTGGCACTTCCATTCCCTGGGCGACGGCACACAACGCGCCTGCAAGGTGGAGCTCACGCTGAACTACGGCTTTGACAACGCCACCCTGGGCAAGCTGGTCGGGCCGGTGTTTGACAAGATTGCGGCCAGTCTGGTTGATGCTTTTGTGAAGAGGGCGCAGCAGGTGTATGGCGGATGA